From the genome of bacterium:
CGCAGATAGGCGACAAATTTTTTAGTGGTCATCGACTGAAATGCAAACGTGTTGAAATATTTTTTGAGGAACTGATCAAATTGCTCGCGTCCGACGGTTTCTTCGATCAACCGCAGAAAGGAATATCCTTTCTCGTAGGCAATATCGGATCCGGCTTCATCGGGACTGCGTCCGTGCAGATTGATCTGAAGCCGCGTATCGGCGCTGTCAGGACCGAATTCTTTAATTTGTTCCAGCAACTCATGTTCGCCTAATTTTGCTTCCATTTCGGCAAACTCTTTCCCAAATACAACTTCGTCGATTCGGCGTTCAAAATAGCAGGTAAATCCTTCGTTGAGCCAGAAATCGTTCCATGTAGCATTCGTTACCAAATTACCCGACCACGAATGTGCCAGTTCATGAGCCACCAAAGACACGAGCGAGCGGTCGCCGGCGAGGATCGTCGGCGTGGCGAACGTGAGGCGTGGATTTTCCATGCCGCCGAATGGAAAACTCGGCGGGAGCACGATCAGATCATAACGCCCCCAACGGTAAGCGCCGTATAAACTTTCAGCGGCTTCGATCATTTTTTCCGTGTCACCCAATTCATACGCGGCGCGTGCCATCACGGACGGCTCCGTATACACGCCGCTTCGTTTCCCAAGCGATTGAAACCGGAGATCGCCGACCGCGAGTGCGAGAAGATAAGCCGGAATAGGATTGGTCATTTTGAATGTGTATAGGCCTTGGTCGTTTTTTACCGTATCGTTTTCAGCGCTCATCACGGCCCAGAGTTCTTTGGGGCATTCGACTTTCGCCGTATACGTCATGCGAATTCCGGGACTGTCCTGGCATGGCACCCATGTGCGCGCCAAAATCGCCTGCGACTGCGTAAAAAGAAACGGATGTTTTTTACCCGCCGTCTGAGCCGGCTCTAACCATTGCAAAGCGTCCGCTTCCGCGCCCGTGCTGTAATAAACGTTGACCAGATCCGTCGTCGATTCTATGTCCACGGTCAATTCCTGGCCATGATCTGGGACAGGATTACCCATTTGAAAAGCGGTCGTTTTTTCTTCCTTGCCTAACGTAATTTTATGAATGGTCAGTCCGCGCGTATCAAGATGTAATTGATGGAAATT
Proteins encoded in this window:
- a CDS encoding M1 family metallopeptidase → MKKLLLLPSIMLWISCSSAIEPELMDHDEHSFARPEEVVVTHLDLDIKVDFVKKELTGKAALSIKNKNNFHQLHLDTRGLTIHKITLGKEEKTTAFQMGNPVPDHGQELTVDIESTTDLVNVYYSTGAEADALQWLEPAQTAGKKHPFLFTQSQAILARTWVPCQDSPGIRMTYTAKVECPKELWAVMSAENDTVKNDQGLYTFKMTNPIPAYLLALAVGDLRFQSLGKRSGVYTEPSVMARAAYELGDTEKMIEAAESLYGAYRWGRYDLIVLPPSFPFGGMENPRLTFATPTILAGDRSLVSLVAHELAHSWSGNLVTNATWNDFWLNEGFTCYFERRIDEVVFGKEFAEMEAKLGEHELLEQIKEFGPDSADTRLQINLHGRSPDEAGSDIAYEKGYSFLRLIEETVGREQFDQFLKKYFNTFAFQSMTTKKFVAYLRAELIKGDQELEKKIRIDEWVYQTGLPDNFPKPQSNAFAKVEEQVQNWTKGKPAKELTTANWSTAEWRHFLRNLPKTMTRSQMDELDAAFKFSKTGNSEIIFEWLNHVIVNKYEAGYPQLESFLTTMGRRKFLKPLYQKLAETQDGLQMAKRIYTKARPTYHAVSTSTIDELLKWKT